The DNA region GTACACTGCGGCACCTAAGAGCCACCTCTTACCGTTGCTTCCTTTCGGACCTGGCGGGGTTCGAGGCACCCTTAGTGCACAGTTCCTAACCTTCATAGCTTCCTTTTCTCCTCCTATTCCCACAAGACCATACCTCGGGTGGCCTTTCGGTCCTGCTATAGCGGATTGCAGGTACAGGGCACCGCTAGCTCCCCACCTAAGCATAGCCCTGGGATTCATTCTTGAATTCTTAAAAGTATAAATAAAGAACTCAAAAGAACCCAAATAAAAGACGTAATAAAGAAAAACAATATTACTTTGCCAATAAAAGCTCCTATACTTTTTTCATTTTTAAAGATTTTCGAAAAATCTACTTCTTTGATCACTGCATATGCAGCTAAAAAGCCTACAATAAAACTTATAACCACACTTGAAGTACTCAACAATTCCCTAATACTACTCATAACTCACCTTTATAAAAATATGGCGGAGAGGGTGGGATTCGAACCCACGAGACCGCTTTCGCGGTCTACTCGCTCTCCAGGCGAGCGCCTTCGTCCACTCAGCCACCTCTCCGTTCCCTATTATTTTATCATAAAAATTCATGAACGTGAACTCCGCATATCTTTAAAAAACTCCTTTAGCAAAGACTCGCATACATCCTTTTTAATTCCAGAAATTATCTCTATGTCTTTCCATTTTTTATAATCCCTAATATTTACAAATTGTGTAAAGCCCTCTTCTCTGTTTTCAGTTCCATAAACTAACCTACTTATACGTGAATTCAGAATAGCACCAAAACACATTATACAAGGTTCCAAAGTCACATATAAAGTACAATTGCAAAGTCTCCAACCTTTTAGTTTTTTAGCTGCTTTCTCTATAGCAATCATTTCTGCATGTGAAATTGGATTCTTTTTGCTCTCTCTTAAATTATACCCTCTTCCTACTATCTGTCCGTTATAAACTATAACTGCTCCCACAGGAACTTCTCCTTTCCTTAGCGCTTTTTTTGCTTCTTTAATTGCTTCGTGCATAAAATATTCATCTATTGAAGAGAACTTTTTATCCATTCTAAATATTCAGGTAAACCATAGTTTATTGGAATCCCTATTATTTCAGGCAACTTGTAAGGATGTAATTCTCTTATCCTTTTAACAAGTTCTGAGAACTTACTCTTTTCAGTCTTTATCAACATGATTACTTCCATTTCAACTTTTTTTTCTCCCTGCCAAATATAAATTGATTTTGCTTCAGGAATTATGTTTACACAAGCACAAAGTTTTTCGTCCAAAAGTACATTTGCTATCTTTTCTGCATTCTCTAAACTATTAATGGTAACTACAGTAAGTATCATTGACCAATTACCTCCTTTCAAAATTAAGCACCTGTTGTATTATATAGTGAACAGACTCAGAAGGAGAAGCATCAATAACATAGTCTGCAATCTTCTTTAATCTTTCAGAAGCATTTTTCAAAGTTATGCCTAAACCTGAAAGCTTGAGCATCTCTTCATCATTATCGTAATCCCCAAGAGCTATAACTTCCTCTAATTTTATATCCAAATTTTTAAGCAGTTTTTTCAGTGCCTTTCCTTTTGAAGCCCCTTTAGGTAGAATTTCTA from Dictyoglomus turgidum DSM 6724 includes:
- a CDS encoding ABC transporter permease — its product is MSSIRELLSTSSVVISFIVGFLAAYAVIKEVDFSKIFKNEKSIGAFIGKVILFFFITSFIWVLLSSLFILLRIQE
- a CDS encoding nucleoside deaminase is translated as MDKKFSSIDEYFMHEAIKEAKKALRKGEVPVGAVIVYNGQIVGRGYNLRESKKNPISHAEMIAIEKAAKKLKGWRLCNCTLYVTLEPCIMCFGAILNSRISRLVYGTENREEGFTQFVNIRDYKKWKDIEIISGIKKDVCESLLKEFFKDMRSSRS
- the cutA gene encoding divalent-cation tolerance protein CutA, with product MILTVVTINSLENAEKIANVLLDEKLCACVNIIPEAKSIYIWQGEKKVEMEVIMLIKTEKSKFSELVKRIRELHPYKLPEIIGIPINYGLPEYLEWIKSSLQ